ttttttgGAGTTGTGCTAGTAAAACTAGTCATCCAAAAAACTActgaagaggaaaaatattCATTGAAAACATGTTATGTATTGAGATAAAGACATAGAAGTATAACAGTAGTGCTACTCTTGATTACTATTTTTGACTGCTCTACCTATGGAGGAATTTTCCTGCCATAATCCAATAGCACACATTTTCAAcgtgaaagcaggatttcatatattttgttctcaaaacttttaacacttttacttacatttttattttgaaagcaggacttcggGTCTTTCTTCTCCAAACTTGTAATGATTGTTCTTAAAACTTCTCCCCGTGCTCAGACTCGTGCTAGTGCCAATCTTCACTTGCAAAACTCTCTGCTCGCTTGGTGGAATTttcctgccataatccaagagcacacgaTGATGTGGTGAACAAGAAggattgctgctgctgctgccaggaGTTGATGAGCAGTAACTGGGTTCACCTGTGTGGCAGAGGATAAAAGGGAACAGGAGTGGAGACAAGAAAAACTCAtttcttgttgttttgctgtttgtctgACCACCAGGTGGGAGAGTGCCATTCACAGTGACTAGCACTAGTGAAGGGTCTTTGAGGCCTAACTGGGCGTGTGGCACATTTCCCAAATTGTGTCGACACTTTGCTGAGACTGTGTTGCTTTGTCACTTACAGTGACATCTTCTGGATTTTTCCTGCAAAAGTAATTGCAGGAAAATTCAATAAAGACGGGAGTGTTAACCCGTTCATCCCCCTCATGCCGGGCATGTCGATGCCTCAGCATTGTGGAAGTGCTCCGGTTACAGTAAGACAAAACTTGTGAGCAAATCCTACATTTTTCATatacaatacaaataaaagttaatccATGCAAACTAACTCAAATATCACATGGAAAGAAATTTGAATAATccgaaagaaaaaaatgatcaaaagtgGAAATCAGAAcggaataattatttttccgTTATACGATCAAAATGATCCTGCACGGAAGAAAACGTCCTGTTCCTTCACAGTAAAAAATGCGGTGTTAATATTTCAGTGTTAACCTAATTTAATCTAAATAGAGTATTTATAACTATATGGAGTGTAAATCGGCTCTGACATCGGAGTTAAAAGTCAGAGTAAAATGCTACATTCACGCAGTGAAACTCTTGACTCTGTCAAGTGTCAATAAGGCGCCAGTAAAGATTTTTggcagaaggaggaggaggaggaggaagaggaggaggaagaaaggagaCGAAGCAGCAGTTTTCTGAAGTTCGTGAGGCTGTTTCCATTTTGGATTCTGAACGGAATTGTGCTACAGAAAAGGTAAGTAACTTTTAACAATCCGGTGTTGGTAActtattttgatattaattgTACTGAAGAATTATATAATAGCTTCTGTTGTTATCCGTTAAATATGTTCGCAACTATTATGGGTGAGTACTAGCGTAGCAAATGGTTTTGGCACCATGGTTTAGTTTGTtagtggtgaaaaaaaaaaccttcatgtCTCCTCATTTTTGTATCCGTTTTATTCTGTTGTTCATGTTCAGGGCAGCGGGAGAAAGCTGTATTGTGTAGGACGAGAGCCGAGGGTTAGCCCTATGCTAGACACGTTGTCCACCTCAcaatatttgctgttttgttctGAAGGCTGTCAAGGTAAGAATACGTAACTGTTATACATTGTAATAGTATTAATCACTGTGCCTTATGCCATACGCCCAGATTCCGTGGGTACTTCGGGGTCGTAGCAGCAACCACTGAGTCACGTTAGCATGGTTAGCACCATGGATGTAGCAGCTAACAGGCGCCATATTGCTTGTACAGGTTATGTTCAAGTGTATCGAGAATATAAACTCAGTTTTCAAATGGCATTTACTTTGAAGCACATTTATTAACTATTAAAATGTCatggttgtttattttcttttctttttttaacagacCATGCTACTGCGTGTTTTGTTTGGTGGGGAGCAGAAGTACGTGAAACTTTTTGACCTAACATTTGATGCATTCGTGAGAGAAGGTTAGTACCTTAGTAAAATAATCTCACTACTTTTTTCTTACATAAGAAACCCATCTTGCATTAAgtaattttttctttgctttaacatgtattaaaatgttgtaCTGGATTGACTTACTCTACTTATTTCACCCTTTATCaacagtaaatgttttcattttcacttcttTAAATGAACCGTTTAAGCCATCAGATCTATGTAATGTTTATTCGACCGCAGTttgatttgcatttttctgttttgcctcGTTTCAGTTTCACACTTTTTCGCATTAAATCCTCTTCAAATACAACTCTGGCCTGGTCCTTGAAGGAAGTGACGAGAGACACAGTTTGGCTCACATTGAACATCCACAGTGCTTTTATCTTCAGGACTGTCCTGCTTTTGAAACCTCGCGGGATAGAAAACCATTCTGGAAAGTTGCCGATTGTAACTGCTTGGAGTTCTAGTTTAGCTTtgtcttctgtttattttatgctttcagCGGGGGTGACTCGTATGTCATccaccaccagagggcgctgcAGTCCTCCCGTTCTGGATCTCGGTTCTGAACCGAACAGGTCCGGTCCAGAGTTCATTGGGTCACAGATTAGAATCAGAAGCAGGGAATAATTATAAATATCATTTATTGTAAATCAATACAATCGCAGATTCAGCTGATTGATTATACTGACTGAACAGTGAGCGACTCATGCAGTGTTGGTTTATAAAGaggataaaatgttaaagaatcAGAACCGACTCCGGTCCAAAATAAAGCTCCCAGGTTTTAGGACGTTAGATGATTTTATGTCCTTAATAAAGCACTAAATGATCAGATTAACGGATAATCTGTTGGCATTTAATGTCTCAAGAATCAGAATGGAAAAACCTCTGAAGCTAAACATCATCAACAAACATGAGGAAGTTCTGGAAGTTCTCAGGTCCATGAACGACACGGCAAACGTCCCAGCTAGAACCAACGGAGCCGTTTGGACCTGCAGGGAACCGGAGCCAGGTTCTCCTGGTTCAAATAGCTACACATTAttgcttcaaatattttaatctgactGTATTCTTCACTTCCAGAAAACCCAACTTCCTCTAAAGGTTGCGGGATAAGATTCTGcttggttctgtttgggttcAAAGGTCACGAAGCAAAACATGGTGAAAAACTTCAAACTTGATGAGCTGTAAAGGTGAGAAACCTCAGCAGAGTGGAGGTGACCAGATGTTCTGGTCGGATCCGTCAGACGGCCTTGCCCAGGATCAGGACGCTCATGAAGAAGAACATGACGAAGAAGAGCCACATGAAGAAGCGGTCCATGACCTTGGCGACCTTCCTCCACTCGGCGACGCGGCGCTGGGCGGTGCGCTGGTCCTGGTACGACCCGGCGATGGACTCCACGCTCTGCAGCAGCCGCTGGTGCTGGCACACAcacctggttctgacccggatCTCCCTCTGGGTCGCCCCGCCGGCCGGctgctctgcctctctctcctcGGAGTGGTCGATGGTGACCAGCAGATCCTCCTTCCACACCGCTTCCTGCCCCCCTATCTGCTGCTCCCCCACTTCCTGCCCCCCTGGACCTTCCTCTTCCTCGCCCCGCCCCCCCCACGCCTGCCCGTTGACGTCCCAGCTGGCTCCTCTTTCTCTGTCGGCGGACCGGCTGTGGGACTCCTGCCGGGACAGCGGCTGCTTCCTGGACGGCGCCCCCCCCAGGCAGCTGGCCCCCACCTCGCTGACGAAGCAGATCCGGGCCAGGAAGTTGAGGACGAGgagctccgcccactttgggACGGGCCGGGCCTCGGAGCCGCAGTGGTGAATGTTCATAATGAAGATGGTGAGGGCGGTGGAGGCGGTGACCATCGTCATGGTAGCGATGTAGTACTTCCCTGGTGGGACACCGACAGGTTACCATCTGGactcagaaccgggtcagactTAAAGGTCTGGTACCATGtctccaggcacatagtgccactTTACAGCTCAGTAACTatgttataaaaatatcaagTACAACTTAAAAAATGCTACTTCCTTATTTAATGCtctgaaattgggcctctgtctctttaagaatctcatctgaagctccgcctccaggaagtcatcccaacatggctcctcttttaaccctttaCCATTATTACCAGcattgctctgagaagtagctcccaTAATGAGCTCAGTAGTTCCACCAGCTctctgctaattgctgctggctagtctgaaggagctgacagggggaggagctgcgccttgaAGGcagggctaggtccacccaggcgttttgctcagctgaatggttgtcatggagattaaAGATTTCTCacacatgaaagaatcaaaccaGCCCTGCAGggaaaaacaacatgatgaaaactgattttacgtgatactgctcctttaaacaGAACCAACCCTGACCAAAGCTAACTGacaaacagattatttttccCATTTCATCCGTATGGTCGTAACCACGGCAACGAGGTCAAAAAGACATGAATTTAttaaagctgaatatttattaaGCCTGATTTCAGCCTGCTCCTTTCTTCTTCCgtcctcagtgtgtgtgtgacaaggtgtgtgtgggtgacTCGGTGTGTGTGACTGGGTGTGTTTGAGgatttaaagctgctgctgccggAGCTACCCGGTGCTGAATGGATCGGTGGATCCTGAGCTGTGATTGGTGGATTCGCTGACAGGAAGCATCGACCCGCCGGCTTCCTGCTGATTGCTCTGCCACAGTCATTACGGCTGatctgctgactcagcaggaTTGAAACTCttcctggttctgctctgaTGGAGCGACCCGATGTGGATCCCGGCCAGGAATCTAAATCCTTTAATTAGGAGCAACGCCTTCGCCCCCCCAGCAGAGCAGAGCTGGAGGCTTTATCTGTTTATCTGGAAGCCGTTTCCTCCACGGAGTCGGACTgaaacgctgctgctgctcattaAAACTTCCCTCAGAGAAATTACAGGATTCAGTGAGAAAATAACTTTATGCCTCCAGGCAGGTTTATTAGATCAAACTGCAGCGTCTCTGTTCTGTACCATTGATTCTGATGATTATTGATGTGATAATAATGTGATTATTAATGTGATTGAACTCAGCTGTTTTACTGATACAAGCTGACATTAAACCTCTGCCTGGATGCAGCATCAGCCTCATCTGCCTGCAGCTTTAACAGCAACAGGGGAAATTAAAAACCTGCTTTTTTATCTAATAAAGAATCATAGAAATGTACATAATCTCTCACTGCATCACATTAACTTTCATGTTTATTTCTCCTGAAGATATAAAAACCAGAgagaaatattaacatttctgCCTGAGAACACCGTAGCATACTTCTTGTTGTTGTATGGCAGGCCGTTTTAACATTAAATCAGTTTCATCTATAATTACATTCTAATTATCTAAGCCACGGCTGCTGAAATCCgcaaagaatttcctgtttattaGAAGAGATAAAAGTGCTGCAGTCGAACaacttaaaacaatatttgatttttaatttaaattttagtaTGTTATGTAAATCTGGGATATTTTGACAGAATAATTATCAGTGATGTTTCCTGACTAGTCGGAATGTCCATTCAACATATCTGGAATAGAAAAACCATCTAGATTAAATATATCTAATTCATTCGAAGACATAACGAATTATGACGAGTCAGAATTCCAGATatctgtaagttagttttgatgAGTCATCATTAGGTTTTATCTGCActaatataatattatatatctAAGCTTATTATATCTTGAATGATGGAGTCATTAGTGTGTCTTTAATTGGACCCAAAGGTAATCTGTCttaattgtgttttatgttgATGTTTGATAGCAGACATGTTGAATCCTCCAGTCAGAGACGTTTGTTCTCTGCTGAGGTTCAGGACAGAGGAAACTCCTCACCGATCAGCGGGACGCTCTCGGACGGCGGCATGCTCTCGGCCACCAGCAGCTGGAACACGGTGAGGGCCAGCAGCACCGTCACGCCCAGCGACACCTTCTCGCCCGAGTCGGCCGGCAGGTAGAAGCCCAGCGGCGCCAGGAAGGAGATCATCATGCAGGGCAGCAGCAGGTTGAAGATGTAGAAAGAGGCGCGGCGCTTCAGGTGCAGCGTGAAGGTGATGTCCGGGTACGGGTCCGAGCAGCAGCCGTACAGGATCACGTTCTTTTTGGCCGGCATGCGCAGAACCTGCGGgacaggggtcagaggtcggtCACAGCAAGCCGGGCAGCGGGCGACCCGGCCGGTGACCGCTCACCTCCCACTCAACGTTAGGGACGAAGTCGGCCAGGTCGGCGCTGTCCAGCGCGTTGAACAGGTCCATCTGGTTCCCGTTGTGGGTCCAGGAGCCGAAGGTCAGGTGGCATTGCTGAACGTCGAAGGGGAAGAATGCCACATCCACCGAACATGAGCTCTTAGTGATGGCCGGCTGGTCCCACGTCACCTGGCCGTCGTTACGCAGCACCACGTTGGTCTCCATGGAGCTGGAGAACTCATCGTCCGCACTGCGGAGAGGCGAGGGTTAAACCCCAAGGAAATCACAAGCCCGCTCACCTCACACAGCCCCGCCCATATACTGTAACTCCTCCCACCTGGAGAACTCATCATCCACACTAAAGACAGGGAAGGGTTAAACCTGGAGGAAACCAGGGCCTGAAGACCACAAGCATTATCCACCCTACAGCACCCCCACCCTGTGCCCTATCCCCGCCCCTGCAGTAGCTCTCTCCTAGGGGGTGGAGCTAGAGACTCTATCAACCTGACATAGCCCCGCTCACCTGTTGTAGAGCACGATGTCGGGCCTCCAGACGTAGCTGCTAGGGATGCGGACGACGTCCAGGCCGTCGTactcgtctctcctccagctcagGAAGGCGTCCATCCACACCTGGCGGACCCACAGGTAGGTGGTCAGGATCTGGTTCCGCTCGTCCTGCAGAGAGCGGAGCGGTGAGAGTGGGGAGCTGCCGAGCGCGCTCAGATGGTGGCGGCGGTGTGGTTACCATGTCGATGATCTGGGACAGCGTGATCTGCAGCGTGACGTTGATGACGTGGTCGGTGTCGTCCACTGGCCGCAGAGCGTTGGTGTAGTTGGAGAAAAGGTCGCTGAGCAGCTTCTGGGCGAAGCGGCCATGGGCCGAAAAACACCCTGCAGACCGGATTACTCTGGATTATTCATTCTTAAAGAAGTAGTTTACAACTTTTTCTcatgtttctttaatttctcttttcaAACATTAACTTGTTTCCAGGAGTTTCTGTCCTCTTATCTGATTGTGAATCATTTCTAATCCGCAGcgcttcctgctgcagctgattcaTTCCCTCCTTAATTAACCTGATCATCACCTCAGCCTTAATCTGGAACAGCAGGATTACACTAATCCACTCATTAATGAGGAACAGGATCAGAATCTGATTCaactcttttaaaaattaaagttgtttagCATTATTTTCATGAgttcatatttctgtatttattgttttattggttGGATGCCTGCAGCTGCAGACCAATCAGATGAGAGAACCCTGCAGGTGATCCATCAGAACCTGATCTCCGGTTCTTCCCGTCTCCTCCTCTGACCCTCATAAGGGTGGAGGGAAACTCTGCAGATCCATAAATCAGTAATAAAATCCATGAACGgcccagaaccagcagcagaaccaacTGGGCCTGCTAAGGTTCTGTTGTGATCCCGGTTTGGCCCAAAGCTGCTGGGTTCTGATGAAATGAGGTCCAGATGAATTATAACTAGAATATGAATGAATCTCCTGTGGTTCTGATGGAAACAGGAATAAAACCCAGTTACTCTCTGTGGCCGTTGGAACTGAACTGGGTTCTTGTTCGGCTCGGTTCTGGTCCGATTCATGTTTCATTGAGTTGAGCAGCAGCTCGTTGAACTAAAAAGGAGCGGCTGCTGCGGCGCTGACCTTCAGATTCCTGAGGACAGGAGATGCTGCTGCTCTGGACAAACATGGACATGCTCactggacccggttctgacccggttctggccCACTATCTGCACCAGCTGGGGCTGTTTGTCAGAACCTGGCGGCCTTTAGCGCGTCTGGGAGATAATCTGAGATGGGACGCCTCCCACGTCTCTCTGGGCTAAACATTTACCTTGTTAGGCTGATTCTCTCTGGCGGCCATCTTGTCTCTGGGGTTATTTACCTCCAGATTAGATCAACTTCCTGCTCAACGTCCCTCTGTTTACCTCATTTCTAACTCTTATTACTCAGGGTGCGCTTTAAATCTAAGGACCAAATCACAACCAGAATCAGATACAGATCAAAGTCACCATAAACTTGTGCTGCATTACATCATGACATATTTGCTGCTGCCTCGTTAATAAACCCCAACGTCTGATTGGTTCCGTTGGCTTCAGGGGAACCAATCAGGTGACGCCTTAGTCCTCAAGTCACAACATTTACCCAATAATTACCAATaacttaaataaacattttatttatttactcattaAGGATAACTGAATGAATCTGATGCGTCAGGAGGCGTGAAGCGGGCGAGTGTCATCAGAGCCGCTCTGTCTGTCGCTTCTTCTTCCTTCAGCTTCAGAGAAACAATCCTGGGTCCAATCAAATCACCAGaaccaacttcctgtttctgtctgaAATGTGGAGGAacctctggttctgctggacgGACAGATGGCTGCTCCAGGTCCGATTACCTGGTTCTGAAATGATCCAGACAccaagctaatgctaacatggATGGACTGCTAACAGCCGTTAGCTTCCCATAATAATCCACCAGCATCactggataataataataataataataataataataataataataaatattattaacgATAATATTAATATAGTAATATAATAATTAcagttattaatattattattatatcattggtaataataatagtaataagtaataataaagcTCCTGGTTTCACAGTAAGCCAGTTCTTCCTGTCCCTCCGTTACATTTGATCAACTCTGGAACTGGACTGTTCTGGTTGTTCATTTCTGTCTCTTGTGATTCGAGCCTCAGCCATTAAAGTACTAGACGTCCATAAGCATCTCCCCACTCAGCATGAGGCTGCCTCCACCGGATCACCAGCTGGGCTGAGCTCGGCCCACACTGGAGCAGaacccaccagaaccagaagaaccCGGCTCCTGAAGCTCTGCTACTTGGAAGGTCCTGGTCCAGAGGATTTGTGGACCGAGAACCGAGtcacagaaaaccaaaccaGACGGGTAGAACTGAAAAAATGTAACCAGAGAGGACATGAAGAACCTCCagacaggttctggttctggttctgctggatcAGCTCAGTGAGCCTAGattgaaggttctggttctgatgagaAAAAGTTCTGCTGAGGTTCTGCTCTGATGCTTCAGAAGCTGCTGGTTCGGAAACTGGACCGGACCGGGAGTTTCTGCCTCACTCTGTTTAACACCTTGGTTCTGTCAGAACAGAAACTGTTCTGAATCGTTTCTGTCCTGACCGTTCTGACCCATTCCACTACGTCTCACtgcccagcagaaccagaaccagtctgTAAAGGTCCTGACTTCTGTTCTCCAGGTGGGACGTGATGGACTCTGTCAGTCCAGAACCTCCACAGAACCGGCTCTGTTCTCAGAATAAAGCATCAGAACTTTGTGTCTCAGTTCAGGAACCAGTACCAGTGGAggatccggttctggttctggtcctggtccaaCCCGAGCGCAGACCCACATTACGCTGTTCTTACctggaagcagcagcagcagcaggacggccgaggttctgcagcagagctccatcctggttctgatctgacAGTCGGACTGGGTCCAGCCTGAGGAGAAGAGGGAGCGGGAGGGGCTGAGGCAGAGGATGGTGATGAAGGTCTGAGCGTGTGCAGTAGAGCACTGGTCTCTGATGTATGAGGAGTCGTTAGTGCTCCTCTGGCTCTGCACCATGTTAGGACAAAACTCTGCAGGACACCGTCCACCGTGCCTGGAGGACAGACCTGGTTCTGTCCACAGAACCAGGTCTGCAGGTTCTGTTGACCCAAAACTCCATCAGTCAGTTCCTCTTTGATCCAGTTAAAGAAGAGACTGCAGTTCATCTGATTCACGATTGAATCAGATGAACTGATTCAATCTTTTGAAGATTTCTGCCTGAGCATGCtcagttcagatcagttcagttcatcagttcagttcattcatCTATTCATTCCAGTGGATCCTGGTTATCAGTGCACGAAGCTAAAATCATTGTTCAGATGAGATTAAAAAGTTTCTAAGGGAACCCAGCAACATGCTCATCATGCAGACCGACTTCCTGTAGAACCTGTCAACGTCAAAGTCTGCAGAGGTTTATCAAAACGTGgtgaaacaggaaaacaagCTGACTTTTTTCTCCTACTGCTCTCCAGTCTGCATTATCTGCTGTTATTCCAGCTCTTAACTTTTTGATTTCTCAGTTATTTCTACACCTGCTCtgtgttctgattggctgattcccTCCTGGAGGCGGGGCATCAGCagtcatgatgctgccatctcCTAATCGTTTTCTGTCTCCTGCTGTTAACTTTTCACTGTAACATAGAAAGTTCTCCTGGTTCAGTTCTTCTGCTCTGTCAAACCTCCAGTCGGGTCAGACGGCCGCTGGtactgacccggttctggttctgctggaggttttttCCTGCTAAAGTGAAGCGTTTCCTCTCtactgtcgccccctgctggccaggTGCAGCTCTGCTGGGTTTCCATAGAAACTGAACTGATTTAATATTCCTCcattgaaatgttaaaatagaaaaacaaaataaaatattttcatgagAGCAGAAGATCAAAGATTCCTGCtgtgaacagaaccagaaccagtaccAGTACCAGGACTAGAACCAGGACCAGCTGATGGTTCTGGAGTTTCTGATCCAGTTTCCCAGCTGCTGAAGGACGGAGTATGTGACGTCAGCTGactgtccagcagggggcgccagagACTTTTACATCAGCAGTATCAGGTTCAGCTGCTGGGTTAGGGTTACCACCAGGCTGCAGATCAAACGTTACGTGTTGCTTTTGGGTGTTTCTAATATTcatatattgatttattattattgatttatttgctCTGCcttctgaagttgttttttttttttatttggtttggcGTCTTGCACAATGATGATAAATgaattctgattctgatctGATGGGCAGCAGCACCAGAACCGgaatagaaccagaaccacagcagaaCCATAACATAATCAGCATTCTTCATCAGGTTGTTTAGCCTCTTCAGGTCCTTGactctggttttggttctgttccGGACGGTACTGGTCCGGAGAAAGTCTGAAGGTGATGGTGTAAAGGACTCTTCAGTCAGAAGTGTCAGAGGACCGCTGTagtacagactgctacaggaggtCGTTCCTGTCTATAACATGTATAACATTTAATGTCCACTTTGGATCAATAAACCATTTCTGAATTGACCAAAAAGgattaataatttataataatttgatttataaaTGTTCATGCTtcagttaaatgtttatatgaaataaaattttactttgatttaaTGCTTAAGAAATAAGCAGATTTGAATGTAAATCAGTGGTAAATTATATGGGAAgttgtgtgtttgttctttCACTTCTGAATATTATGTAATGCCACGCCCCctctctctgattggctgagcggACCGTCACTCCAAACACAACCAGCCAATGGTAGTGCGCGGATCAAGATACAAACTAATACAAACTATCCGCCGCCATGTTGTGTCTCCGCGGCCCGGAGGGACGTCCGGTCGTAAATAGTAAATGACGGTACCGCCCGCTGGGCCGCTGACTGGACCGGACCACAGAAGGACGCAATGAGCCGTCCGTCCTCAGCCGGAGGTGGAGGACTGGGAGCCGGTAAAGCAGGCGGGGGAAAGCACGGAGGCTCCGGAGGCACCGCttctgccgccgccgccgctgctgccgCGGCCGCAGCAGTGGCAGCTGCCGCCGGTGTAGGCTCCGTCCCCGGCTCGGGTTCCGCAGCCGCGTCCTCCGCCGGGTCGCTGCCGCCCGCCGCGGCTCTCCCCGGTCAGCCCCCGGAGCTGACGGCGCTTTTCGAGTGCCCGGTGTGCTTCGACTACGTTCTGCCGCCCATCCTGCAGTGCCAGGCGGGTCACCTGGTCTGCAACCCGTGCCGCCAGAAGCTGAGCTGCTGCCCGACCTGCCGCGGCCCGCTCAGCCCCAGCATCCGGAACCTGGCCATGGAGAAGGTGGCCTCCACGTTGCCGTTCCCCTGCAAGGTAAGGTATCGGACCTGACCGGACCGGTTCGAGGCGGGCCGGGCCGGAAGACTCCGCTCGACTCTTCCGCTGCATGCGAGCGCGTCGGGTGACGTCAAGGGGATTCCTTCTGAACCAAAACAAAGCTAGAGTCTGGACCcgtccggttctggtccagaaacagaaccaggaatGAGATATTCAGGTGGTCAGAGCGCAgaagtctggttctggttctggtccctCAGGAACCAGAGACGGGGTTCAGTACGGTCCTTATCtagaataaatattattattaattcaatgtttttctggttctggggCTGTTTGAGTCAggtcctggttctgctgctcaGCCTCAGTGTAACAGAACCTGCCGTCTCTGGTTCTGTTACAGACACATTAAAGTTGAAGTGGATTGGACTGAAATCTGagtcctgacctctgacctgatcTGGGTTCTGGTACTGGTTCTACACATCAGCATCAGAAGTGTGCCCTCTTAATTCTAGGAgattttttctcattaaaaaaagcttttttatagatatatatatatagtttcatgtttttctggtaaaatttagactttattctgataatgAAACTCTGATTCGCTGcagttcagaaagaaaaagaaagtgaggGGAAAACTAATCTATTAAAATTTGGCCTGGTTGGAAAAACTCAgatgttatttttaagcagcagaaccagaacctgttcTCAGCTG
This region of Xiphophorus hellerii strain 12219 chromosome 11, Xiphophorus_hellerii-4.1, whole genome shotgun sequence genomic DNA includes:
- the LOC116727936 gene encoding neuronal acetylcholine receptor subunit alpha-10-like gives rise to the protein MVQSQRSTNDSSYIRDQCSTAHAQTFITILCLSPSRSLFSSGWTQSDCQIRTRMELCCRTSAVLLLLLLPGCFSAHGRFAQKLLSDLFSNYTNALRPVDDTDHVINVTLQITLSQIIDMDERNQILTTYLWVRQVWMDAFLSWRRDEYDGLDVVRIPSSYVWRPDIVLYNSADDEFSSSMETNVVLRNDGQVTWDQPAITKSSCSVDVAFFPFDVQQCHLTFGSWTHNGNQMDLFNALDSADLADFVPNVEWEVLRMPAKKNVILYGCCSDPYPDITFTLHLKRRASFYIFNLLLPCMMISFLAPLGFYLPADSGEKVSLGVTVLLALTVFQLLVAESMPPSESVPLIGKYYIATMTMVTASTALTIFIMNIHHCGSEARPVPKWAELLVLNFLARICFVSEVGASCLGGAPSRKQPLSRQESHSRSADRERGASWDVNGQAWGGRGEEEEGPGGQEVGEQQIGGQEAVWKEDLLVTIDHSEEREAEQPAGGATQREIRVRTRCVCQHQRLLQSVESIAGSYQDQRTAQRRVAEWRKVAKVMDRFFMWLFFVMFFFMSVLILGKAV